Proteins from a single region of Streptomyces spectabilis:
- a CDS encoding SGNH/GDSL hydrolase family protein: protein MSRARVARRIAAGAAYGGGGIGLLGAATVGLVLAEVQLAKRSVGNGGHGAPPRADGRYGAAFAARAACGEPLRFAMLGDSTAAGLGVHRARQTPAALLASGLAAVAERPVDLRVVAKAGAQSDDLDRQVTLVLSDETGPVPDVCVVMIGANDVTHRMPPTRSVRLLASAVRRLRTAGAEVVVGTCPDLGTIEPVYQPLRWLARRVSRQLAAAQTIGVVEQGGRTVSLGDLLGPEFAANPRELFGPDNYHPSAEGYATAAMAVLPTLCAALGLWPEEERPDVSRREGFLPVARAAARAAAEGGTEVTGAIPSGPRGPFALLKRRRRRRIQTPDPSPIG, encoded by the coding sequence ATGTCGAGGGCGAGGGTGGCGCGGCGCATCGCCGCGGGTGCGGCGTACGGCGGCGGAGGCATCGGGCTGCTCGGCGCGGCCACGGTCGGGCTCGTCCTCGCCGAGGTGCAGCTGGCCAAGCGGTCCGTGGGCAACGGCGGGCACGGGGCGCCGCCGCGGGCCGACGGCCGGTACGGGGCGGCGTTCGCGGCCCGGGCGGCGTGCGGGGAGCCGCTGCGGTTCGCGATGCTCGGGGACTCCACGGCCGCGGGGCTCGGGGTGCACCGGGCCCGGCAGACGCCCGCCGCGCTGCTCGCGTCGGGGCTCGCCGCGGTGGCCGAGCGGCCGGTGGATCTGCGGGTCGTGGCCAAGGCCGGGGCGCAGTCCGACGACCTCGACCGACAGGTGACGCTGGTCCTGTCCGACGAGACGGGCCCGGTGCCCGACGTGTGCGTCGTGATGATCGGGGCCAATGACGTGACGCACCGGATGCCGCCGACGCGGTCGGTGCGGCTGCTGGCCTCGGCGGTGCGCAGGCTGCGCACCGCGGGCGCCGAGGTGGTCGTTGGCACGTGTCCGGACCTCGGCACGATCGAGCCCGTCTACCAGCCGCTGCGGTGGCTGGCCCGCAGGGTGTCGCGGCAGCTCGCCGCCGCGCAGACGATCGGCGTGGTCGAGCAGGGCGGCCGCACGGTGTCGCTCGGGGACCTGCTGGGCCCGGAGTTCGCCGCGAACCCCCGCGAGCTGTTCGGACCCGACAACTACCACCCCTCCGCGGAGGGGTACGCCACGGCCGCGATGGCGGTCCTGCCCACGCTCTGCGCCGCGCTCGGCCTGTGGCCGGAGGAGGAGCGCCCCGACGTGTCGCGGCGCGAGGGCTTCCTGCCGGTGGCCCGGGCGGCCGCGCGGGCCGCGGCGGAGGGCGGCACGGAGGTAACCGGAGCCATCCCCTCCGGCCCCCGAGGCCCCTTCGCCCTCCTCAAGCGCAGGCGCCGCCGCCGCATCCAGACCCCGGACCCGTCACCGATCGGGTAG
- a CDS encoding 4-hydroxybenzoate 3-monooxygenase, producing MRTQVGIIGAGPAGLVLARLLHAAGIETVVIEARDRSYVEGRQRAGILEHGTADILRAAGAGERMDREGHRHDGIELRFDRRRHRVDFPSLTGGRSVMVYAQTEVCKDLIALRLRDGGPLLFGAEALAVEGADTGRPRVRYRHEGRERTLECAYVAGCDGFWGVARAAVPAALSRTYERAYPYGWLGVLADAPPSHDELVYARHDRGFALLSHRSPTVSRLYLQVPADTDPAAWGDTQIWDELERRCATEGGGRLTRGPLTAKSVTPLRSYVHEPMRYGRLFLAGDAAHIVPPTGAKGLNLAVGDVATLARALVAHARTGDTALLDAYSATCLRRVWQAERFSNALTALLHRHPDATPFDDRLQLAQLDRVATSRPARADLAEAYTGRPLDGVL from the coding sequence ATGCGGACGCAGGTGGGGATCATCGGAGCGGGCCCCGCGGGCCTGGTGCTGGCGAGGCTCCTGCACGCCGCGGGCATCGAGACCGTCGTCATCGAGGCCCGCGACCGGTCCTATGTGGAGGGCCGTCAGCGGGCCGGAATCCTGGAGCACGGCACCGCCGACATCCTGCGCGCGGCGGGCGCGGGCGAGCGCATGGACCGCGAGGGCCACCGGCACGACGGCATCGAGCTGCGCTTCGACCGCCGCAGGCACCGCGTCGACTTCCCGTCCCTGACCGGCGGCCGCTCCGTGATGGTGTACGCCCAGACCGAGGTGTGCAAGGACCTCATCGCCCTCCGGCTCCGGGACGGCGGCCCGCTGCTCTTCGGCGCCGAGGCGCTCGCCGTGGAGGGCGCGGACACCGGCAGGCCGCGCGTCCGCTACCGCCACGAGGGCCGCGAGCGGACCCTGGAGTGCGCGTACGTCGCCGGGTGCGACGGCTTCTGGGGCGTGGCCCGCGCCGCCGTGCCTGCCGCGCTCTCGCGGACGTACGAGCGCGCGTACCCCTACGGCTGGCTCGGCGTCCTCGCCGACGCGCCGCCCTCGCACGACGAGCTGGTCTACGCCCGCCACGACCGCGGCTTCGCGCTCCTCAGCCACCGCTCGCCCACGGTCTCCCGGCTCTACCTCCAGGTGCCCGCGGACACCGACCCCGCCGCCTGGGGCGACACGCAGATCTGGGACGAGCTGGAGCGCCGCTGCGCGACCGAGGGCGGCGGGCGGCTCACCCGCGGGCCGCTCACCGCGAAGTCGGTCACGCCCCTGCGCTCCTACGTGCACGAGCCGATGCGGTACGGGCGGCTCTTCCTCGCCGGGGACGCCGCGCACATCGTGCCGCCCACCGGAGCCAAGGGCCTCAACCTCGCCGTCGGCGACGTCGCCACCCTCGCCCGCGCCCTCGTCGCGCACGCGCGCACCGGCGACACCGCGCTCCTCGACGCGTACTCCGCGACCTGTCTGCGCCGCGTCTGGCAGGCCGAGCGGTTCTCGAACGCGCTGACGGCCCTGTTGCACCGGCACCCGGACGCCACCCCCTTCGACGACCGCCTCCAGCTGGCCCAGCTCGACCGCGTCGCCACCTCGCGCCCGGCCCGCGCGGACCTCGCCGAGGCCTATACGGGGCGTCCCCTGGACGGCGTACTGTGA
- a CDS encoding ABC transporter ATP-binding protein has product MDEVPPTPSYRQEHPPVTTTTAFAAHATAVAARATDLSKVYGQGETQVVALDRVSVDFGQGRFTAIMGPSGSGKSTLMHCVAGLDSFSSGSVRIGETELSTLKDKQLTKLRRDKIGFIFQAFNLLPTLTALENITLPMDIAGRKVDKQWLEQVISMVGLAGRLSHRPTELSGGQQQRVAVARALASKPEIIFGDEPTGNLDSRSGAEVLGFLRNSVRELGQTVVMVTHDPVAASYADRVIFLADGRVVDEMHQPSAERVLDRMKDFDAKGRTS; this is encoded by the coding sequence ATGGATGAAGTCCCCCCGACCCCGTCGTACCGACAGGAGCACCCTCCCGTGACCACCACCACTGCCTTCGCCGCCCACGCCACCGCCGTGGCCGCGCGCGCCACGGATCTGTCCAAGGTGTACGGCCAGGGCGAGACCCAGGTGGTCGCGCTCGACCGGGTCTCCGTCGACTTCGGCCAGGGCCGGTTCACCGCGATCATGGGCCCCTCGGGCTCCGGCAAGTCCACGCTGATGCACTGCGTGGCCGGTCTGGACAGCTTCAGCTCCGGCTCGGTGCGCATCGGCGAGACCGAGCTGTCGACGCTGAAGGACAAGCAGCTCACCAAGCTCCGCCGGGACAAGATCGGCTTCATCTTCCAGGCGTTCAACCTGCTGCCGACCCTGACCGCCCTGGAGAACATCACGCTCCCCATGGACATCGCGGGCCGCAAGGTCGACAAGCAGTGGCTGGAGCAGGTGATCTCCATGGTGGGTCTGGCCGGGCGCCTCTCCCACCGGCCCACCGAGCTCTCCGGCGGTCAGCAGCAGCGCGTCGCCGTGGCCCGCGCCCTGGCCTCCAAGCCGGAGATCATCTTCGGTGACGAGCCGACCGGAAACCTCGACTCCCGCTCCGGCGCGGAGGTCCTCGGCTTCCTGCGCAACTCCGTGCGCGAGCTGGGCCAGACCGTCGTCATGGTCACCCACGACCCGGTGGCCGCGTCGTACGCGGACCGCGTGATCTTCCTCGCGGACGGCCGGGTGGTCGACGAGATGCACCAGCCCAGCGCGGAGCGCGTGCTCGACCGCATGAAGGACTTCGACGCCAAGGGCCGGACCAGCTAG
- a CDS encoding Bax inhibitor-1/YccA family protein — protein sequence MRSSNPVFSRRGFSRDNGYAGFNAQPQAGGPAVATQGNAYAPGNPYAGQQAPTNPYAANPYGQQDLQGAPPQAPVTTGRMTMDDVVMRTATTLGVLVVTAALAWALLPVDDANISKSYGIAIGAGLVAMVLGFVQAFKRKASPPLILAYAALEGVFLGVVSSVVDNRIASGAAMQAVLGTMAVFLAVLVAYKAGWIRVNRRFYGFVMAAALGFVLLMAVNLLFSVFGGGDGLGFRSGGLGIMFGIIGVLLGACFLALDFKQVEDGIAYGAPREEAWLAAFGLTMTLVWIYLEFLRLIAILQGND from the coding sequence ATGAGGAGCAGCAACCCGGTCTTCTCGCGACGGGGGTTCAGCCGCGACAACGGCTATGCGGGCTTCAACGCGCAGCCGCAGGCCGGGGGCCCCGCAGTCGCGACCCAGGGCAACGCATACGCCCCGGGCAACCCGTACGCGGGCCAGCAGGCCCCCACCAACCCGTACGCCGCGAACCCGTACGGCCAGCAGGACCTCCAGGGCGCCCCGCCCCAGGCCCCGGTGACCACCGGCCGCATGACGATGGACGACGTCGTCATGCGCACGGCCACCACGCTCGGTGTCCTCGTCGTGACGGCGGCGCTCGCCTGGGCGCTGCTCCCCGTCGACGACGCGAACATCAGCAAGTCGTACGGCATCGCGATCGGCGCCGGCCTCGTGGCGATGGTCCTGGGCTTCGTCCAGGCCTTCAAGCGCAAGGCGTCCCCGCCGCTGATCCTGGCGTACGCCGCCCTGGAAGGCGTCTTCCTCGGCGTCGTCTCCAGCGTCGTCGACAACCGCATCGCGAGCGGCGCGGCCATGCAGGCCGTGCTCGGCACGATGGCCGTCTTCCTCGCCGTCCTGGTGGCGTACAAGGCGGGCTGGATCCGCGTCAACCGCCGCTTCTACGGCTTCGTGATGGCCGCGGCCCTCGGCTTCGTGCTCCTGATGGCGGTGAACCTGCTGTTCTCCGTCTTCGGCGGCGGTGACGGCCTCGGCTTCCGCAGCGGCGGCCTCGGCATCATGTTCGGCATCATCGGCGTGCTGCTCGGCGCGTGCTTCCTGGCCCTGGACTTCAAGCAGGTCGAGGACGGCATCGCGTACGGCGCCCCGCGCGAGGAGGCCTGGCTCGCCGCCTTCGGCCTCACGATGACGCTGGTCTGGATCTACCTGGAGTTCCTGCGCCTGATCGCGATCCTGCAAGGGAACGACTGA
- a CDS encoding cystathionine beta-synthase, whose translation MQFHDSMTSLVGNTPLVRLNNVTQGLKATVLAKVEYFNPGGSVKDRIALRMIEAAEASGELRPGGTIVEPTSGNTGVGLAIVAQQKGYKCVFVCPDKVSTDKINVLRAYGAEVVVCPTAVDPEHPDSYYNVSDRLVREIPDAWKPDQYSNPNNPLSHYHSTGPELWEQTDGKITHFVAGIGTGGTISGTGGYLKEVSGGKVRIVGADPEGSVYSGGSGRPYLVEGVGEDFWPTAYDRNVTDEIVAVSDKDSFQMTRRLAKEEGLLVGGSCGMAVVAALRVAEGLGPDDVVVVLLPDSGRGYMSKIFSDEWMNDYGFLEEAGDQPRVGDVLSRKEGGELPSLVHMHPEETVGEAIEVLREYGVSQMPIVKPGAGHPDVMAAEVIGSVVERELLDALFAQRASLHDPLEKHMSDPLPQVGSGEPVGDLMSVLGGADAAIVLVEGKPTGVVSRQDLLAFLAEQQGS comes from the coding sequence GTGCAATTCCACGACTCGATGACCAGCCTCGTCGGCAACACCCCGCTGGTCAGGCTCAACAACGTGACGCAGGGCCTGAAGGCCACCGTCCTCGCCAAGGTCGAGTACTTCAACCCGGGCGGTTCCGTGAAGGACCGCATCGCCCTGCGCATGATCGAGGCGGCCGAGGCCAGCGGCGAGCTCCGCCCCGGCGGCACGATCGTCGAGCCGACCAGCGGCAACACCGGCGTCGGCCTGGCGATCGTGGCCCAGCAGAAGGGCTACAAGTGCGTCTTCGTGTGCCCGGACAAGGTGAGCACCGACAAGATCAACGTGCTGCGCGCCTACGGTGCCGAGGTGGTCGTCTGCCCGACCGCCGTCGACCCGGAGCACCCGGACTCGTACTACAACGTCTCCGACCGCCTGGTCCGTGAGATCCCGGACGCCTGGAAGCCGGACCAGTACTCCAACCCCAACAACCCGCTGTCGCACTACCACTCCACCGGTCCCGAGCTGTGGGAGCAGACGGACGGGAAGATCACCCACTTCGTCGCGGGCATCGGCACCGGCGGCACGATCTCCGGCACCGGCGGGTACCTGAAGGAGGTCTCGGGCGGCAAGGTCCGGATCGTCGGCGCCGACCCCGAGGGCTCCGTGTACTCCGGCGGCTCCGGGCGGCCGTACCTGGTCGAGGGCGTCGGTGAGGACTTCTGGCCGACGGCCTACGACCGCAACGTCACCGACGAGATCGTCGCCGTGTCCGACAAGGACTCCTTCCAGATGACGCGGCGCCTCGCCAAGGAGGAGGGCCTCCTGGTGGGCGGCTCCTGCGGCATGGCCGTCGTCGCGGCGCTGCGCGTCGCCGAGGGCCTCGGCCCCGACGACGTCGTGGTCGTCCTGCTGCCCGACAGCGGCCGCGGCTACATGAGCAAGATCTTCAGCGACGAGTGGATGAACGACTACGGCTTCCTGGAGGAGGCCGGCGACCAGCCGCGCGTCGGCGACGTCCTGAGCCGCAAGGAGGGCGGCGAGCTGCCCTCGCTCGTCCACATGCACCCGGAGGAGACCGTCGGCGAGGCGATCGAGGTCCTTCGCGAGTACGGGGTGTCGCAGATGCCCATCGTGAAGCCGGGCGCCGGGCACCCCGACGTCATGGCCGCCGAGGTCATCGGCTCGGTGGTGGAGCGCGAGCTGCTCGACGCGCTGTTCGCGCAGCGGGCGTCGCTGCACGACCCGCTGGAGAAGCACATGTCCGACCCGCTGCCGCAGGTCGGCTCCGGCGAGCCGGTCGGCGACCTGATGTCCGTGCTCGGTGGCGCGGACGCGGCGATCGTCCTCGTCGAGGGCAAGCCCACGGGCGTCGTGAGCCGCCAGGACCTGCTCGCCTTCCTGGCGGAGCAGCAGGGCAGCTAG
- a CDS encoding acetyl-CoA C-acetyltransferase, translating to MPEAVIVSAARSPIGRAFKGSLKELRPDDLTATIVQAALAKIPALDPRDIDDLMLGCGLPGGEQGHNLGRIVAVQMGMDHLPGCTITRYCSSSLQTSRMALHAIKAGEGDVFVSAGVEMVSRSVKGSSDGLPDTHNPLFADAEARTAARAEQTGTNWHDPREDDLVPDAYIAMGQTAENLARLKGVTRQDMDEFGVRSQNLAEEALKNGFWEREITPVTLPDGTVVAKDDGPRAGVTMEGVAGLKPVFRPDGLVTAGNCCPLNDGAAALVIMSDTKARELDLTPLARIVSTGVSALSPEIMGLGPVEASKQALKRAGLGIGDIDLVEINEAFAAQVIPSYRDLGIPLDKLNVNGGAIAVGHPFGMTGARITGTLINSLQFHDKQFGLETMCVGGGQGMAMVIERLS from the coding sequence ATGCCCGAAGCAGTGATCGTCTCCGCCGCCCGCTCCCCCATCGGCCGCGCCTTCAAGGGGTCGCTCAAGGAGCTCCGCCCCGACGACCTGACCGCCACGATCGTCCAGGCCGCCCTCGCCAAGATCCCCGCGCTCGACCCCCGGGACATCGACGACCTGATGCTGGGCTGCGGCCTGCCCGGCGGCGAGCAGGGCCACAACCTCGGCCGGATCGTGGCCGTGCAGATGGGCATGGACCACCTGCCGGGCTGCACGATCACCCGCTACTGCTCCTCGTCGCTCCAGACGTCCCGCATGGCCCTGCACGCCATCAAGGCGGGCGAGGGCGACGTCTTCGTCTCGGCCGGTGTCGAGATGGTGTCGCGCTCGGTCAAGGGCAGCTCGGACGGCCTGCCCGACACCCACAACCCGCTCTTCGCCGACGCCGAGGCCCGCACCGCGGCCCGCGCCGAGCAGACCGGCACCAACTGGCACGACCCGCGCGAGGACGACCTCGTGCCGGACGCGTACATCGCGATGGGCCAGACCGCCGAGAACCTGGCCCGGCTCAAGGGCGTCACCCGGCAGGACATGGACGAGTTCGGCGTACGGTCCCAGAACCTCGCCGAGGAGGCCCTCAAGAACGGCTTCTGGGAGCGCGAGATCACCCCGGTGACGCTCCCCGACGGCACGGTCGTCGCCAAGGACGACGGCCCGCGCGCGGGCGTCACCATGGAGGGCGTCGCGGGCCTCAAGCCGGTCTTCCGCCCGGACGGGCTCGTCACGGCGGGCAACTGCTGCCCCCTGAACGACGGCGCCGCGGCCCTCGTGATCATGTCCGACACCAAGGCCCGCGAGCTCGACCTGACCCCGCTGGCCCGGATCGTGTCGACCGGCGTCTCCGCCCTCTCCCCCGAGATCATGGGCCTCGGCCCGGTCGAGGCCAGCAAGCAGGCCCTCAAGCGCGCCGGGCTCGGCATCGGGGACATCGACCTGGTCGAGATCAACGAGGCCTTCGCCGCCCAGGTCATCCCCTCGTACCGCGACCTGGGCATCCCCCTCGACAAGCTGAACGTCAACGGCGGCGCGATCGCCGTCGGCCACCCCTTCGGCATGACCGGCGCCCGCATCACCGGCACGCTGATCAACAGCCTCCAGTTCCACGACAAGCAGTTCGGCCTGGAGACGATGTGCGTGGGCGGCGGCCAAGGCATGGCCATGGTGATCGAGCGCCTCAGCTGA
- a CDS encoding DUF4287 domain-containing protein gives MSQVFSEETHRNLLARIPHCTGREVSDWLRTVDEGPSLFRFEEKVSWLRGEHNLAYGHAKAIIHEYDLRRAARKLG, from the coding sequence ATGTCCCAAGTCTTCTCCGAGGAGACCCACCGGAATCTGCTCGCTCGCATCCCCCACTGCACCGGTCGTGAAGTCTCCGACTGGCTGCGCACCGTCGACGAGGGCCCTTCCCTCTTCCGATTCGAGGAGAAGGTCAGCTGGCTCCGCGGCGAGCACAATCTGGCCTACGGCCACGCCAAGGCGATCATCCACGAATACGACCTCAGGCGCGCCGCGCGCAAACTGGGCTGA